The nucleotide window AGAGAGAGCGGTTCCGACGGCCAATCCGACCACGAGCGCGAGCCATCGGTTTCCGATCCCGACCGCCGAGAGCAGTGCCGCGGCGACGGCGAACCACCCGTAGACGGCGCCGATCCACAGCAGTAAGGCGAACACGAACGCGCCGATCACCGACAGCGGAATGCCGATGACCGTGATCAAGAGGGCGATCAGAAGAATCGGAACGCCCACGAAGACGCCCAGCCCGACCAATCCGGTACGGAGCGGGCCCGTCGAGACGCGGGCCGCAACGTTGCCGGAAAACCGCGGGAACAGCGCGAGCAACACAGCACCAAGCAGCAGGTTCACCGCGAAGGCGTAGGCGGCAAACACCCACGGTGCGAACGTCGGGATCGTCGGTGTGGTGCTGATCCCGAGCGAGGAATCCTGCTCGATCGTGCCTGCGACCGCGTCGGTGTTGCCCTCCAGATTGCCGTCGTATCGCAGGTCACCCGCGATCGACGCGCCCTCGCCCAGCCGGATCGTCTCGGCACCGATTTCGGCATCGCCCTCGATCGTGCCGTCGATGGTTGCGCTCCCCACGCCGGCCCTGAGATCCCCGCCAATGGTCCCGCTCTCGGCGACCGTGAGGCTTCCCGCACCGACGTCGACGTCGCCGTCGACGACCCCGGCGATGGTCACGCTCCCACTCGCAACCTCGAGGGTGCCGCCGACCTCGCCGCCGTCTTCGATCACTACGTCACCCCCGGCGGCGCTGACGTCACCGGTGACGGTCCCGCGAACGACGATGCTTCCGCCGAACGCCTCGAGTTCGTCGACGGTCTCGCCCTCGTCGACGACGATCGTCCCGCCCGTTCGCGCGTCCGACTGGGCCGCGACCGTGGCCGGGACCGTCCCGGCGAGGACGAGCGCGATCACGGCAATGACGACGACGGTTCGCAGACGCTGATTCCTGTCCATACACTCACATTGGCTGGCTGACGATAAAAACGTACGACAGTGGTTTCGGCGATACTGACGGTCTCACTCCCGTGATCGTCATGGTCTCGCTGTGCCCGCTCGCTTCGACGGTGGGTTCGGAGGACTGTCTTGAGGCCGACGGCGGTGTTCGGTCGTTTTATCTTGCGGCCACCCCTTTCGAGCGGTATGAGCGAGGCCGACGCCGAGGCGGCGGAGCCAACACCCGGCAAGACCGAGGTCTGGATCGAGAAGTATCGGCCGAAACGGCTCGACGAGATCAAGGGCCACGAGAACATCGTCCCGCGACTGCAACGCTACATCGAGCAGGACGACCTGCCGCACCTCATGTTTGCAGGACCGGCGGGTGTCGGGAAAACTGCCAGTTCACAGGCTATAGCCCGCGAAATATACGGCGACGACTGGCGCGAGAACTTCCTCGAACTCAACGCATCGGACCAGCGGGGGATCGATGTCGTCCGCGACCGGATCAAGGACTTCGCACGCACCTCGTTTGGCGGCTACGACCACCGCATCATCTTTCTCGACGAGGCCGACGCGCTGACCAGCGACGCCCAGTCGGCGCTGCGCCGGACGATGGAGCAGTTCTCGAACAACACGCGCTTTATCCTCTCGTGTAACTACTCGAGCCAGATCATCGACCCGATCCAGTCGCGCTGTGCCGTCTTCCGGTTTACCGAACTCTCCGAGGACGCAATCGAGGCCCAGATCCGCGAAATCGCTGAGATCGAAGGGATCACGGTGACAGACGACGGGATCGACGCGCTGGTGTATGCGGCCGACGGCGACATGCGGAAGGCGATCAACGCCCTGCAGGCCGCCGCCGTCATGGGCGAGACCGTCGACGAGGAGACCGTCTTCGCGATCACCTCGACGGCCCGTCCCGAGGAGGTCGAGGCGATGGTCGATCACGCTATCGACGGCGACTTCACCGCTGCCCGCGCCGCCCTAGAGGACCTCCTGATGGAACGCGGCCTCGCCGGTGGTGACGTCATCGACCAACTCCATCGCTCGGCTTGGGAGTTCGACATTCCTGAACAGGCGACGGTTCGCCTGCTCGAGCGCCTCGGCGAGGTCGACTATCGGATCACCGAAGGCGCAAACGAGCGCCTGCAACTCGAGGCGATGCTGGCGTCGCTGGCACTCGAAAACGAGTAGGCTCGAGTTACGAGCCGATTTCGGCGCCCTCGACGCCGGAGACCACGACTGTCGTCTGCGTTTCGTCGTTGGTTGTGCTGACCGTCCAGCCATGCGCATCAACGATGCGTGCGACCGGCTCGATGTCGGTCCCGGTGCCGTCGGTCGCGAGTCGGGGAGCACTGGTGGGTGCGCTCTCGAGTGCTACACTGTCTGCGTCACAGCCACCCACGGCGAACCCGTCGTCGGTTCCGCGGACGACGACAGCGGCGTCACCGGCTCGCTCGTCGTCGGCTTGGTCGCACTCGAGGATCACCCGAAAAAGGTGTTCGAACAGCGCTTGCAACTGTCGTTTATCGGCCTCGAGGAGTCGATCGGTGTCCTCGGGGGCGACGAGTTCGGCGTCGTCGGCTGCGACAGTGGCCCACGCCTGCCGGGCGACGTCGTGTATGGCGACGGGCTCGAGTTCGCCGACGCATTCGTCTCGACGGGCGATCGCGGCCAAGTCGTCGACGTGCGCTCGCAGTCGCGTCTGTGCCTCCTTGACCGCCGCGAACTGCTCCCGGGTTCCAGTCCGTTCGGCAGCCGCGAGATAGCTGTCGGCGACGGTCAGCGACGTCCGGATATCGTCCTCGAGGACGTCGGCGACCCGCTCGAGTCGCGACTGGGTGGCAGCCAGTGTCTGTGCCTGCTGTGTGTTTTCGGTGACGTCGCGGTAGATGACAAGCCCCTGTAGTGGCTGGCCAGTCGCCTCGGGTGCACAGGGGACGATGGTCAGTTGGAACGTCCGGACGCCAATTGCGGTGTCGTGGCGACTGTCGAACTGTCGGCTTTTGGCTGACTGGATCACGTCGGACAGGACGGCCGTTCGTCCCTCGAGTCCGGGTGGGGCGACTCCCTCGTCGCCGTTGATGGGGCAGTCGACGACCGCCGCGCGGTCGATCTCGAAGATGTCGACGAAGCGGTCGGAGACTGCACGCACGAGCAAGCGGCCATCGGTGCGTTCGTATCGCAGCGCCGGCTCGGGAAGGGCGTCGAAGGCGGCCCGGAACGCATCGCTGGGTTCCGAATCGGCAGCATCCCGACAGACCCACTCGATCTCGTCTGCGAGATGCGAGACGGCGTCGTCGGTCCCCTTTCGTACGTAGCCGTCGACCCCGTCAGTGGCGTGTGCTGCCCTCGGCGCGTACGAGGCGTCGGTAAAGAGCACCAGTGGTGTCTCTCCGCACGCCTCGCTCACCTCGAGCAGGCTGGCCCCCGAGACGGTCGTCGGCGTCTCGGCGAAGACGACGCAGTCGACGTCGACCACCCACGTACTCGGTGCCCCGGCCGACGCCGTCGACAGCGGATAGACCGTTCGTTCCCGGCCCGACGGGACGGCCTCGAGGGCCGCGGCTCCCTCGCGAGCCGCCGCCTCGCTCCCGGCGAGGTAGAGCACCGTCTGTAGCCGCGAGGTGTTGGTCATGGCGGTGATCAGTGTTCGTTTCCGAACGAACACTCTACCTTAATAAAGATACGCTGCACAGCTGTACTATAGTATCAAGTACTGTTATCTGTCAGCTCGACGTGGTCCGGCTTGGTTCGCGTCTCGAGTCGCCGGCCGTCGTTGCGTCCTCGAGGCCCTTATCGTTTCGAAATAAACGTTGCGGAACTGTTTTAGGCGCTGGCTCGCGAACACACCTGTAATGAGCGAACTGGCGGACGAATACCGCCTCGAGTACTTCGAGGAGGAAGGATTCGAGCGAAAGGAGTGTCCGAGTTGTGGCGCTCACTTCTGGACCCGAGATCACGACCGGGAAACCTGTGGTGAGCCGCCGTGTGAGGAGTACGGCTTCATCGACAACGCCGGCTTCGACGACGAGTACAGCCTCGAGGAGATGCGCGAGGCGTTTCTCTCGTACTTCGAGGACCACGACCACGAGCGGATCGACCCGTACCCGGTCGCGGCGAACCGCTGGCGTGACGACGTCCTGCTGACGCAGGCGTCGATTTACGACTTCCAGCCGCTGGTGACCAGCGGGGAGACGCCGCCCCCGGCGAACCCGCTGACGATCAGCCAGCCCTGCATTCGGATGCAGGACATCGACAACGTCGGCAAGACGGGCCGCCACACGATGGCCTTCGAGATGATGGCCCACCACGCGTTCAACACGCGCGAGGACGTCGACGAAGACGAGTACGCCTACTACGGCGAAGTCTACTGGAAGGACAAGACCGTCGAACTCTGTGACGGCTTCTTCGAGTCGCTGGGCGTCGATCTCGACGAGATTATCTACATCGAAGATCCGTGGGTCGGCGGCGGCAACGCCGGCCCTGCGATGGAGGTCATCTTCCGCGGCGTCGAACTCGCCACGCTCGTCTTCATGTCGATGGAACAAGACCCCGACGGCGAGTACGAGATGAAAGACGGGAACCGCTACAGCCCGATGGACACCTACATCGTCGACACGGGCTACGGCCTCGAGCGCTGGACCTGGGTCTCCCAGGGCACGCCGACGGTCTACGAGGCGGTCTACCCCGACATGATCGAGTTCCTCAAAGACAACGCGGGACTCGAGCACACCGACGAGGAAGAACAGCTGGTCCACCGCGCCGCCAAGCTGGCGGGCCACATGGACATCGACGAGGCCGAGGACATGGAGACCGCCCGCGGCGAGATTGCCGCCGAACTCGACGTCGACGCCGCCGAACTCGAGGCACTCATGGAGCCCCTCGAGGACATCTACGCGATCGCGGACCACTGTCGGACCCTCGCGTACATGCTCGGCGACGGCATCGTCCCCTCGAACGTCGGCACGGGCTATCTTACCCGGATGGTGCTTCGCCGAACCAAGCGCCTCTGTGACACCGTCGGCGTCGACGCGCCGCTTGACGAACTCGTCGACATGCAGGCCGAGCGCCTCGAGTACGAGAACCGCGACACGATCCGCGACATCGTCCGCACCGAAGTCGAGAAGTATCGCGAGACGCTCGAACGCGGCGGTCGCCGGGTCGAGACGATGGCCGAGGAGTACGCCGAGAAGGGTGAGCCGATCCCGGTCGAGGAACTGATCGAACTCTACGACTCCCATGGCCTCCAGCCGGATATGGTCGAGGAGATCGCCGCGGAAGCGGGTGCCGAGGTCGACGTCCCCGACGACTTCTACAGTCTCGTCGCCAAGCGCCACGACACCCCCGAGGCCGCCAAGGCGGCTGACAAGAGCGAAGACGCCCGCTTCGTGGATCTTCCGGAAACGGAGAAGCTGTACTACGACGACCAACAGCGCACCCAGTTCGAAGCCGTCGTCCTCGACGTCTTCGAGCGTGAGGAGGGATACGACGTCGTCCTCGACCAGACGATGTTCTACCCCGAAGGCGGTGGCCAGCCCGCGGACCGAGGGACACTCTCGACGGACGATACGACCGTCGAGGTCACAGACGTTCAGATCGAAGACGGCGTCATCCTCCACCGAACCGACGAGAGCCCTGGCAAAGGTGAGTTCGTCAACGGGCAGGTCGACGGCACCCGCCGGCGACAACTCATGCGCCACCATACAGCGACGCACATCGTCATCCACGCGGCCCGACAGGTGCTCGGCGAGCATATCCGACAGGCTGGTGCCCAGAAAGGCGTCGACGCCTCCCGGATTGACATGCGCCACTACGCCCGCATCAGCCGCGAAGACGTCAAACAGATCGAGTCGCTCGCCAACAACATCGTGATGGACAACACGGCTGTCACCCAGGAGTGGCCCGACCGCCACGACGCCGAGGCCGAACACGGCTTCGACCTCTATCAGGGCGGGATCCCGCCGGGCGAACAGATCCGGCTGATCCACGTCGACGAGGACGTCCAGGCCTGCGGTGGGACCCACGTCGCCCGCACCGGCGATATCGGCGCGATCAAAGTGCTGAACACCGAACGCGTCCAGGACGGCGTCGAGCGAATCACTTTCGCCGCCGGCGACGCCGCGATCGAGTCCACCCAGCGCACCGAAGATGCCCTCTACGGCGCTGCGGACGTCCTCGACGTCGCCCCCGAGGACGTGCCGGACACGGCGGAACGCTTCTTCGAGGAGTGGAAGGCTCGAGGCAAGGAGATCGAGGACTTGAAAGAACAGCTCGCCGCGGCCCGCGCCGGCGGCGGTGGCGGCGGCGAGGAAGTCGACGTCGGCGAGACGACGGCCGTTATCGACCGGATCGACGCCGACATGGGTGAGCTGCGCGCGACCGCGAACGCGCTCGTCGAGGAGGGCAAGATCGCCGTCCTCGGCAGCGGCGAGAGCGGTGCCCAGTTCGTCGTCGCCGTGCCGGACGATTCAGGCGTCAACGCCGGTGAGGTCGTCGGCGAACTCGCCGGCCGCGTCGGCGGCGGCGGCGGCGGCCCACCAGACTTCGCTCAGGGTGGCGGCCCGAACGTCGACGACCTCGACGATGCGCTCGAGGACGCACCCGACGTGTTGCGGCAGGTTCAGGACGCCTGATCGACCTCGAGTCGCTGTCTTTCGAGAACCGAAACCACCGTTTTTCTCCGGACCGTCGTCGGAGCTATGCCCACCGCTACCAACGGCTCCGTCTCGTTGTACTACGATCGTGAGGGCGACGGCGACCCCGTCGTCTTTGTCTCCGATGCCGGCCTCGGCGGCTGGTCGTGGGGCTGGCAACACGCGGCCCTCGCCGGCCCCGCCGAGGTCGTCGTCTGGGATCTGCGCGGCACGGGCCGCTCCGACGCCCCGCCCGGGCCCTACACTCTCGAGACGCTCGTCGCCGACCTCGAGGCGGTCCTCGCCGACTGCAATATTCGAAAGGCGCACCTCGTCGGCTGTGGCCTCGGCGGGGCGATCGCGCTCCGTGCCGCTCGAGACTCGAGTCGCGTCGAGACGCTGACGCTCTTTGGCACCGCCGCAAGCGGCGACGCCTACGCCCTCGAGCCACTGTTTGCACCGCTGGACGACCGTGAGGCGCTTCGAGAGTCGCTTGCGGCCGGGTTCTCTGACGACTTCGTCGCGAGCCAGCCCGACGTGCTCGACGGCATTGTCGACTGGCGTATCGATGGCGACGCAGAGCGAGCGGGCTGGGAGGCACAGGCCGCCGCGCTGGAGGACTTTGACGCCAGAGACTGGCTGGTCGAGGTAACCCAGCCGACGCGGGTGATTCACGGCAGCGAGGACGAACTGGTCGCCCCTTCGGCTGGGCAGGCGCTCGCGCGTGGCTTGCCCCGCGGGGAGTACACCGAACTCGAGGGCGCGGGCCATCTCTGCTTTATCGAGCGCTCGCGGACAGTCAACGACCGACTCGTCGGCTGGCTCGCGGACAACGAGTAGTCGCTCGACTGGGTCAACTCGGGAGCCGGTTCGTTCGCTCGAGGACGACGAGGACGACGACCGACGCGCCAAGGAGGGCAGCAGCGCCGCCGAACACTGCATCGTACGTCAGTCCGGACTCGATGAGGAGTCCGACGACCCACGAGCCGAGTGCCTGCATGAGCATCCAACTCGAGCTAAAGACGGCGTAGGCGCTGCCTCGTGTCGAGTCCGGGAGCGTGTCGAGCAGATACGTATCCGTCGCGGGAAACAGGGTGTGGATGACGAATCCGATGACGCTGGTAAGGACGAGTAACGGAAGCAGCCCGTCGACCATCGTCAACGCGAACATGCTCGCGGAGAACGTCCCGACGATACCGAGCAAGTACGGGACGTGTGGGAGCCGATCTGCCAGGTCGCCGCCGAAGTAGAACGCGGGGACGCCGGCGGCGAACACGATCGTGAGCATCGTTCCCGCGGCCCGATCCGAGAGCCCTTTCGTCTGCATGTAGATTTCGTAGAAATTGAACAGCCCCTGCCAGACGAACGACGCCGCGCCGACGAGTGCCAGTGCGGTTACGATGAGCCGCCACTCCGACAGCGCGCCGGCGACGAAGTCACGGTCGTCCGCCCCCGCTGCCGGCATTTCGGTTCCCCGCGCGGCGAGCCACGTGTAGGCCGTCACCACCGCCGCACCGGCGGCGATCGCCCACAGCGAGAGCCGCCAGTCGACGAGCAGCGTGAGCACGACGAACGGGGCGGCGATCACTGCGGCGATCTGGTTGGCTGCCCCGTGGATTCCCATGACGCGCCCGACGCGGGAGGGGTACAGTTCGCTCAGCAGCGGGTTCGCCGAGACGAAGTAGACCCCAGAAGCGATTCCCATAAGAAAGGCTCCCGCCATGAGGTGTGGGACGGTTGCCGCGGTCGCGGCGAACGCGGACGACCCTGCGAGGATGACGCCGGAACCGAGCACGACCTGATGGCGTGGAACTTTCGTGAGCACCCAGCCGGTTGGGAGCCGCAGCGAGGCGCTGCCGATCCACGCGAGTGTCACGATGAGGCCGGCCGTCCCCTCGCCGATCGCGAACTCGCCGATGAAGACGTTCAAAAGCGGCGCAAAGATGATTCTGGCCAGATTGATGAGGAAGACGAGTCCACAGAGGGATGCGAGGAGTCGAGCGCGGGCCACGCCCCTTCTACCCGATAGGGGATCTCAAGCGTTCCGAAATCGGACCGGTTCCACGACTGATACTTGCGAATGACACCCGACCGATTACGTAATCCGGGATAGGAGCAACTCACGTGACTCTCTCGCTGGCTCGTCGGGCCGAGCACTTTCCCGATCGGACGGCGGTCATCGACGTCTCCGAGGAGCGGCTGTACGCGCCTGCGGAGACGATTTACGAGGACCGCGTCACCTACGATGAGCTGTCGGCGCTTGCGACGCATACTGGCCGCCAGCTCTCGGCGCTTGGCCTCGAGGCCGGTGACACCCTCTGTCTCGTGACGCGAAACCGGGTCGCCTCACTCGCACTCTTCGTTGCCTGTCGTCGCCTCGGCGTGACGTTCGCGCCGATCTCCCACTGGCTGACGCCGGCGACCGTCACGCGTCCATTCGACTGTATCGACCCTGATCTCGTCGTCTTCGAGGCGGCCCAGCGCGACCTCGTCCGGTCGATTCCGTTCGACCGTTCGGTGACGCTCTCGGAACTCGAGGCTGCTGACCGCGAATCGAGCGGCAGTGACGGCCACGACCGGACCACTCGGGCCGAATCCGATACTCCGCAGTTGCTCCTCCACGGTGACGGCGGCCACCCGGTCGTCGGCTACTCGGCACGAACGCTCGAGTGGAACTGCATCTCGACGGCCGTCACGTGGGGGCTATCAGGCGACGACGTCGTCCCGCTCGTGGGGCCGCTGTCGACCCCAGACGGGTTCGTTCGCGTCGCGCTGGCGCTGTTGTACGTCGGCGGCACGCTCCTGCTCGACCGGGCGTTTGACCCCGGCGACACGCTGACCGCCATCGAGGCGGAGCGGGCGACGTTCCTCGCGGGCCGCACGTCGTCGCTCACTGACCTCGCAGCCGAGTCGCGGTTCGATGACGCCGCCGGATCGCTCGAGCGAGTCGTCGTCGAGGGATCGCTTTCAGCCGATGCTCGCGACCGATACCACGACTGCTCGATTTCGCTCGCCCGCGCCCGCGGCTGGCTCGAGTGTCCGACCGCGCTCAGTCAGTCGTTTTCGACGGTTGCCGACTCTGCGAGCGTCGGCCGACCGGTTCTCGACTGCCGCGCACGGCTGGTCGACGACGGCACCGTCCTCGAGGGCGACGCTACAGGACGACTCGAGCTGTCGGGGCTGGTCGTCGCCGACGGCTACGTAAATACTGCCGGTACTGCTGACGACGAGTGGGACGAGCCCACGACCAGTCAGCGCTCGAATGAGACGGGAACCGACAGCCGCAGGCGGTTCGACGACGATTGGTTCCACACTGGCGAGCGGTTCCGACGCGACGGCGACGGACGCTACTATCCGCAATGAGTTGGCCGCCGTCTCGAGGCCGGATGCCTCGAGGATCGGTTCACCGAC belongs to Natronorubrum aibiense and includes:
- a CDS encoding replication factor C small subunit, with product MSEADAEAAEPTPGKTEVWIEKYRPKRLDEIKGHENIVPRLQRYIEQDDLPHLMFAGPAGVGKTASSQAIAREIYGDDWRENFLELNASDQRGIDVVRDRIKDFARTSFGGYDHRIIFLDEADALTSDAQSALRRTMEQFSNNTRFILSCNYSSQIIDPIQSRCAVFRFTELSEDAIEAQIREIAEIEGITVTDDGIDALVYAADGDMRKAINALQAAAVMGETVDEETVFAITSTARPEEVEAMVDHAIDGDFTAARAALEDLLMERGLAGGDVIDQLHRSAWEFDIPEQATVRLLERLGEVDYRITEGANERLQLEAMLASLALENE
- a CDS encoding MFS transporter, producing the protein MARARLLASLCGLVFLINLARIIFAPLLNVFIGEFAIGEGTAGLIVTLAWIGSASLRLPTGWVLTKVPRHQVVLGSGVILAGSSAFAATAATVPHLMAGAFLMGIASGVYFVSANPLLSELYPSRVGRVMGIHGAANQIAAVIAAPFVVLTLLVDWRLSLWAIAAGAAVVTAYTWLAARGTEMPAAGADDRDFVAGALSEWRLIVTALALVGAASFVWQGLFNFYEIYMQTKGLSDRAAGTMLTIVFAAGVPAFYFGGDLADRLPHVPYLLGIVGTFSASMFALTMVDGLLPLLVLTSVIGFVIHTLFPATDTYLLDTLPDSTRGSAYAVFSSSWMLMQALGSWVVGLLIESGLTYDAVFGGAAALLGASVVVLVVLERTNRLPS
- the alaS gene encoding alanine--tRNA ligase, translating into MSELADEYRLEYFEEEGFERKECPSCGAHFWTRDHDRETCGEPPCEEYGFIDNAGFDDEYSLEEMREAFLSYFEDHDHERIDPYPVAANRWRDDVLLTQASIYDFQPLVTSGETPPPANPLTISQPCIRMQDIDNVGKTGRHTMAFEMMAHHAFNTREDVDEDEYAYYGEVYWKDKTVELCDGFFESLGVDLDEIIYIEDPWVGGGNAGPAMEVIFRGVELATLVFMSMEQDPDGEYEMKDGNRYSPMDTYIVDTGYGLERWTWVSQGTPTVYEAVYPDMIEFLKDNAGLEHTDEEEQLVHRAAKLAGHMDIDEAEDMETARGEIAAELDVDAAELEALMEPLEDIYAIADHCRTLAYMLGDGIVPSNVGTGYLTRMVLRRTKRLCDTVGVDAPLDELVDMQAERLEYENRDTIRDIVRTEVEKYRETLERGGRRVETMAEEYAEKGEPIPVEELIELYDSHGLQPDMVEEIAAEAGAEVDVPDDFYSLVAKRHDTPEAAKAADKSEDARFVDLPETEKLYYDDQQRTQFEAVVLDVFEREEGYDVVLDQTMFYPEGGGQPADRGTLSTDDTTVEVTDVQIEDGVILHRTDESPGKGEFVNGQVDGTRRRQLMRHHTATHIVIHAARQVLGEHIRQAGAQKGVDASRIDMRHYARISREDVKQIESLANNIVMDNTAVTQEWPDRHDAEAEHGFDLYQGGIPPGEQIRLIHVDEDVQACGGTHVARTGDIGAIKVLNTERVQDGVERITFAAGDAAIESTQRTEDALYGAADVLDVAPEDVPDTAERFFEEWKARGKEIEDLKEQLAAARAGGGGGGEEVDVGETTAVIDRIDADMGELRATANALVEEGKIAVLGSGESGAQFVVAVPDDSGVNAGEVVGELAGRVGGGGGGPPDFAQGGGPNVDDLDDALEDAPDVLRQVQDA
- a CDS encoding alpha/beta fold hydrolase; amino-acid sequence: MPTATNGSVSLYYDREGDGDPVVFVSDAGLGGWSWGWQHAALAGPAEVVVWDLRGTGRSDAPPGPYTLETLVADLEAVLADCNIRKAHLVGCGLGGAIALRAARDSSRVETLTLFGTAASGDAYALEPLFAPLDDREALRESLAAGFSDDFVASQPDVLDGIVDWRIDGDAERAGWEAQAAALEDFDARDWLVEVTQPTRVIHGSEDELVAPSAGQALARGLPRGEYTELEGAGHLCFIERSRTVNDRLVGWLADNE
- a CDS encoding ATP-binding protein, translating into MTNTSRLQTVLYLAGSEAAAREGAAALEAVPSGRERTVYPLSTASAGAPSTWVVDVDCVVFAETPTTVSGASLLEVSEACGETPLVLFTDASYAPRAAHATDGVDGYVRKGTDDAVSHLADEIEWVCRDAADSEPSDAFRAAFDALPEPALRYERTDGRLLVRAVSDRFVDIFEIDRAAVVDCPINGDEGVAPPGLEGRTAVLSDVIQSAKSRQFDSRHDTAIGVRTFQLTIVPCAPEATGQPLQGLVIYRDVTENTQQAQTLAATQSRLERVADVLEDDIRTSLTVADSYLAAAERTGTREQFAAVKEAQTRLRAHVDDLAAIARRDECVGELEPVAIHDVARQAWATVAADDAELVAPEDTDRLLEADKRQLQALFEHLFRVILECDQADDERAGDAAVVVRGTDDGFAVGGCDADSVALESAPTSAPRLATDGTGTDIEPVARIVDAHGWTVSTTNDETQTTVVVSGVEGAEIGS
- a CDS encoding AMP-binding protein produces the protein MTLSLARRAEHFPDRTAVIDVSEERLYAPAETIYEDRVTYDELSALATHTGRQLSALGLEAGDTLCLVTRNRVASLALFVACRRLGVTFAPISHWLTPATVTRPFDCIDPDLVVFEAAQRDLVRSIPFDRSVTLSELEAADRESSGSDGHDRTTRAESDTPQLLLHGDGGHPVVGYSARTLEWNCISTAVTWGLSGDDVVPLVGPLSTPDGFVRVALALLYVGGTLLLDRAFDPGDTLTAIEAERATFLAGRTSSLTDLAAESRFDDAAGSLERVVVEGSLSADARDRYHDCSISLARARGWLECPTALSQSFSTVADSASVGRPVLDCRARLVDDGTVLEGDATGRLELSGLVVADGYVNTAGTADDEWDEPTTSQRSNETGTDSRRRFDDDWFHTGERFRRDGDGRYYPQ
- a CDS encoding bactofilin family protein, which gives rise to MDRNQRLRTVVVIAVIALVLAGTVPATVAAQSDARTGGTIVVDEGETVDELEAFGGSIVVRGTVTGDVSAAGGDVVIEDGGEVGGTLEVASGSVTIAGVVDGDVDVGAGSLTVAESGTIGGDLRAGVGSATIDGTIEGDAEIGAETIRLGEGASIAGDLRYDGNLEGNTDAVAGTIEQDSSLGISTTPTIPTFAPWVFAAYAFAVNLLLGAVLLALFPRFSGNVAARVSTGPLRTGLVGLGVFVGVPILLIALLITVIGIPLSVIGAFVFALLLWIGAVYGWFAVAAALLSAVGIGNRWLALVVGLAVGTALSRAPFVGGLITLIVLLLGLGAIARALYGHRRSVRERDRRVGAGSDGPTTD